A genome region from Spirochaetota bacterium includes the following:
- a CDS encoding 2-isopropylmalate synthase, giving the protein MNDNKIIIFDTTLRDGEQSPGFSMNMDEKLHFADQLTRLGVDVIEAGFPRSSKGDFESVKRIAERVKGVQVAGLARADFEDIDVAWEAIKNAENPRLHTFISSSDIHIVHQFKKTREEVLDLAIAAVKRAKSYTSNVEFSPMDATRSDREYLAKMVEATIEAGATTVNIPDTVGYSIPSEFNDLIRYLFERVGNIHKAVISVHCHNDLGLAVANALAAVEAGARQIECTVNGIGERAGNTSLEEVVMAVKTRAQIFNCTTGINTKQIMPTSKLLTHITGVTVQPNKAVVGANAFAHESGIHQDGVLKNAMTYEIMNPEDVGISHSTLVLGKHSGRHAVIDRLKAIGYNLNDEELERFFKYFKALADVKKQVFDEDLEVLIGEALYKEKGRFKVTNVQISTGMYSPPMSLVTVKDRERDGAETFDVAHGNGGVDAGVNAVIKITGTSARIKTFNLVAITGGSDALCEVTVTVEEEYEGKPLRVTGNGVNIDISVAGILSFVDALNKLEYRKKVNGIRERVEARF; this is encoded by the coding sequence ATGAACGACAATAAAATCATCATTTTCGATACCACGCTCCGCGACGGGGAACAGTCGCCGGGCTTTTCAATGAATATGGACGAGAAGCTTCACTTTGCCGACCAGTTGACCAGGCTCGGGGTCGATGTGATCGAGGCGGGCTTTCCCCGCTCGTCCAAGGGCGATTTCGAATCGGTGAAGCGCATCGCCGAACGCGTGAAGGGCGTTCAGGTTGCAGGACTCGCGCGCGCCGATTTCGAAGACATAGACGTAGCCTGGGAAGCGATAAAGAACGCCGAGAACCCGCGCCTTCACACCTTCATCTCGAGCTCGGACATCCATATCGTCCACCAGTTCAAGAAGACGCGCGAAGAGGTGCTCGATCTCGCGATCGCCGCGGTGAAGCGCGCGAAATCCTACACCTCCAACGTGGAGTTCTCGCCCATGGACGCGACGCGCAGCGACCGGGAATATCTGGCAAAGATGGTCGAGGCGACCATTGAGGCGGGCGCGACGACGGTGAATATCCCGGACACGGTGGGGTACAGCATCCCCTCTGAGTTCAACGATCTCATACGCTACCTCTTCGAGCGCGTAGGCAACATCCACAAGGCGGTAATATCGGTCCACTGCCACAACGACCTGGGGCTCGCGGTGGCCAACGCGCTCGCGGCGGTCGAGGCCGGCGCGCGGCAGATCGAATGTACCGTGAACGGCATCGGCGAGCGCGCGGGCAACACCTCGCTCGAGGAGGTAGTGATGGCGGTGAAGACCCGGGCGCAGATATTCAACTGCACAACCGGGATCAACACGAAGCAGATCATGCCCACGAGCAAGCTTCTCACGCACATTACGGGCGTGACCGTCCAGCCGAACAAGGCGGTCGTGGGCGCGAACGCGTTCGCACACGAATCGGGCATCCACCAGGACGGCGTGCTCAAGAACGCGATGACCTACGAGATCATGAACCCCGAGGACGTGGGGATCAGCCACTCCACCCTGGTGCTGGGCAAGCACTCGGGGCGTCATGCCGTGATCGACCGGCTCAAGGCGATCGGCTATAATTTGAACGATGAGGAGCTCGAGCGCTTTTTCAAGTACTTCAAGGCGCTGGCCGACGTAAAAAAGCAGGTCTTCGACGAGGACCTCGAGGTGCTCATAGGCGAGGCCCTCTACAAGGAGAAGGGCCGCTTCAAGGTGACTAACGTCCAGATTTCCACGGGCATGTATTCCCCGCCCATGAGCCTGGTGACCGTGAAGGACCGCGAGCGGGACGGCGCCGAAACCTTCGACGTTGCGCACGGGAACGGCGGCGTGGACGCGGGCGTGAACGCGGTGATCAAGATCACCGGCACGAGCGCGCGGATCAAGACCTTCAACCTGGTCGCCATAACGGGCGGTTCCGACGCGCTGTGCGAGGTAACGGTCACCGTCGAGGAAGAGTACGAGGGAAAACCACTTCGCGTCACCGGCAACGGGGTGAACATCGACATCTCGGTCGCGGGCATACTCTCCTTCGTGGACGCGCTCAACAAGCTCGAATACCGCAAAAAGGTGAACGGGATACGCGAGCGCGTGGAGGCGCGCTTCTAG